Proteins from a single region of Butyrivibrio fibrisolvens:
- the typA gene encoding translational GTPase TypA, which produces MIQTRDDIRNVAIIAHVDHGKTTLVDALLHQSGIFRDNQEVAERVMDSNDIERERGITIMSKNTAISYNNVKINIIDTPGHADFGGEVERVLKMVNGVVLVVDAFEGPMPQTKFVLRKAMELGLPVVVCINKIDRPEARPNDVIDEVLELLMDLGANDEQLDCPFVFASAKAGVASKSLDDQGTDMKPLLDTIVEYIPAPTGDPEANTQVLISTIDYSEYVGRIGVGKVDNGKVKVNDEVVIVNHHEPDRLIKTKVSKLYEFDGLNKVEVTEAGIGSIVAISGISDMKIGDTLCAPENPVAIPFQKISEPTISMNFIVNDSPLAGQEGKFVTSRQIRDRLYKELNTDVSLRVEDTESTDTLKVSGRGELHLSVLIENMRREGYEFAVSKAEVIYKTDENGKKLEPMEKCYVDVPEEFSGTVISRLSERKGELVNMGTTNGGYSRLEFNIPSRGLIGYRNDFMTDTKGNGIMNTEFSGYAPFKGEISYRKQGSLIAFETGEAVTYGLFNAQERGTLFVKPGDKVYSGMVIGSSGKSEDIEVNVCKTKHLSNTRTSSSDEALRLVPPKVMSLEEAIEFIDTDELLEVTPETLRVRKRILDPTMRKRAGFKNKK; this is translated from the coding sequence ATGATACAGACAAGAGATGACATTAGAAACGTTGCCATTATCGCTCACGTTGACCATGGTAAAACAACACTTGTTGATGCCCTGCTTCACCAGAGCGGAATTTTCCGTGACAACCAGGAAGTAGCAGAAAGAGTCATGGACTCAAATGATATCGAGCGTGAGCGTGGTATCACAATCATGTCCAAGAATACAGCTATTTCATACAATAACGTTAAGATCAACATCATCGACACACCAGGCCACGCTGATTTCGGTGGTGAGGTTGAGCGTGTACTTAAGATGGTTAATGGCGTAGTACTTGTTGTAGATGCTTTTGAAGGTCCTATGCCTCAGACTAAGTTCGTTCTTCGTAAAGCAATGGAGCTCGGACTTCCTGTTGTAGTATGTATCAACAAGATCGACCGTCCTGAAGCTCGTCCTAACGATGTAATCGACGAAGTACTTGAGCTTCTTATGGATCTTGGTGCTAACGATGAGCAGCTTGACTGTCCTTTCGTATTTGCATCTGCTAAGGCTGGTGTTGCTTCCAAGTCACTTGATGATCAGGGAACAGACATGAAGCCTCTTCTTGATACAATTGTTGAGTATATTCCTGCACCAACAGGAGATCCTGAAGCTAATACCCAGGTTCTTATCTCAACTATCGACTACAGCGAATATGTAGGTCGTATCGGTGTAGGTAAGGTTGATAACGGTAAGGTTAAAGTTAATGATGAAGTTGTTATCGTTAACCACCATGAGCCTGACAGACTTATAAAGACTAAGGTCAGCAAGCTCTATGAGTTTGATGGTCTTAACAAAGTAGAAGTTACAGAAGCTGGAATCGGTTCTATCGTAGCTATTTCCGGTATCAGTGATATGAAGATCGGTGATACACTTTGCGCACCTGAGAATCCTGTTGCTATTCCTTTCCAGAAGATCTCAGAGCCTACTATCAGCATGAACTTCATCGTTAACGACTCTCCTCTTGCTGGTCAGGAAGGTAAGTTCGTTACATCACGTCAGATCAGAGACCGTCTCTACAAAGAGCTTAATACTGACGTATCACTCAGAGTTGAAGATACAGAATCTACAGATACTCTTAAAGTTTCGGGACGTGGTGAGCTTCACCTTTCAGTTCTTATCGAGAACATGCGTCGTGAAGGCTATGAGTTCGCTGTATCAAAGGCTGAAGTTATCTACAAGACAGATGAAAATGGCAAGAAACTCGAGCCTATGGAAAAATGTTATGTAGATGTTCCTGAAGAATTCTCAGGTACTGTAATCTCAAGACTTTCAGAGCGTAAAGGTGAACTTGTAAACATGGGTACAACTAACGGCGGATACAGCCGTCTTGAGTTCAACATTCCTTCACGTGGTCTCATCGGTTACAGAAACGACTTCATGACAGATACAAAGGGTAACGGTATCATGAATACTGAGTTCTCCGGATATGCACCATTCAAGGGAGAGATTTCATATCGTAAGCAGGGTTCACTTATCGCTTTCGAGACAGGTGAAGCTGTTACTTATGGTCTTTTCAATGCACAGGAGCGTGGTACTCTCTTTGTTAAGCCAGGTGATAAGGTTTACTCAGGTATGGTAATCGGTTCAAGTGGTAAGAGCGAAGATATCGAAGTTAACGTATGTAAGACAAAGCATCTGTCTAACACACGTACATCATCATCTGATGAAGCTCTTCGTCTTGTTCCACCTAAGGTTATGTCTCTTGAGGAAGCTATCGAGTTCATCGATACAGACGAGCTTCTTGAAGTAACACCAGAAACACTTCGTGTTCGTAAGAGAATCCTTGATCCTACAATGCGTAAGAGAGCAGGATTTAAAAATAAAAAATAA
- a CDS encoding YigZ family protein: MEKINENDRSYKIIVEGGNDEIEIKKSRFIGQAFPIESAQEAEEIIKSVEKKYWDARHNCYAYILGSGSEVQRFSDNGEPSGTAGKPILEVLQGAELTNTLIIVTRYFGGTLLGTGGLVRAYTQASQAAIAASKTAVMTYGQKITFSIGYDMVDKIQHTFGQMEIPLNNPVYGADVSYDIIVSAGDVESVKTKITEITSARAVIVEGEKGFFPI; this comes from the coding sequence ATGGAAAAAATTAACGAAAATGACAGATCATATAAAATCATAGTTGAAGGCGGAAACGACGAGATCGAAATTAAAAAATCCCGCTTTATAGGACAGGCTTTTCCGATTGAAAGTGCTCAGGAAGCAGAAGAAATCATTAAATCTGTGGAAAAGAAATATTGGGATGCCCGTCACAACTGCTATGCCTATATTCTTGGCTCAGGAAGTGAAGTACAGCGCTTTTCAGATAACGGTGAGCCTTCAGGAACTGCAGGAAAACCAATACTTGAAGTCCTTCAGGGAGCAGAGCTTACCAATACACTTATCATAGTTACAAGGTATTTTGGAGGTACACTTCTTGGAACAGGCGGACTTGTAAGAGCCTATACCCAGGCTTCCCAGGCAGCGATCGCAGCATCCAAGACAGCGGTAATGACATATGGGCAGAAGATAACCTTTAGCATCGGCTATGATATGGTAGACAAGATCCAGCACACCTTCGGCCAGATGGAAATACCACTTAATAATCCTGTATATGGCGCAGATGTTAGCTATGACATAATCGTAAGTGCAGGGGATGTGGAAAGTGTCAAGACCAAGATCACTGAGATCACAAGTGCAAGAGCAGTAATAGTAGAAGGAGAAAAGGGCTTTTTCCCTATATAA
- a CDS encoding transglycosylase domain-containing protein, whose product MNYSKEGVRKQETALRNGTGRWGKKFATMSFKLFLLAVLSVVILLISAGIGAFQGIIDSSPDISNIDVTPSGFSTFVYDSEGNQIAKLVSTDSNRIPVTLDMVPKDLQNAFVAIEDARFYDHNGIDIQGIIRAGYVAATSGSFSEGASTITQQLIKNNVFTGWTEEDTLVAKFKRKIQEQYLAIQLEKTMSKEDILLNYMNTINLGQNTLGVQAASLRYFNKSVSELTLSECAVIAGITQNPSKFNPITHPDKNAERRKKVLDNMLEFEFITQAQYDEAMADDPYSRIQVVDSETEDNTVNSYFVDALTDEVLNALVEAGYTETQAYSLLYSGGLKIYSTMDPHIQGICDEVFQDESNFPANTSYLLDYALTIKTESGEYVNYSDEMMETYFKESNRSFDLTFSSTEAAEEAIEQYKAAVVTETDTIIDEKYTLTPQPQVSLTIEDQATGYIVAMEGGRGTKTASRTLNRATDVKRQPGSAFKVLSAYAPALDSAGYTLATVINDAPFNYTNGTPVRNWYNGYRGLSTLRSGIRDSMNVVTVKLMTLITPQLGYDYLVNKFHITTLVEREERNGKVFSDIQQTLCLGGITYGVKNIEINSAYATIANGGYYIKPKLFTKIVDHDGNVIIDNTAIEGEQVLKETTAFLLTSAMQDVVTSGTGTAVNFGGTAIAAKTGTTSDENDVWLCGFTNYYTATCWAGYDNNEDLSTSEETHLAKTLWRKVMSQIHEDLPSATFQVPSGITTATVCKDSGLLPTAGICDGSLGTEYFEVGTVPTESCNVHVYQTICNYSGLAATDLCPFKVQQVVTVVPEEPDILKQYSAGSAGEAGVVDPNVLCPHNESFFAQPNAQEILVQQNQEIINRNAAAAAGTDSNAVPDPNATPDPNAQPPADTTPPDAAPPSDDQQNGG is encoded by the coding sequence ATGAATTATAGTAAAGAAGGCGTCAGAAAGCAAGAAACTGCGCTTCGTAACGGAACTGGTCGATGGGGCAAGAAGTTTGCAACCATGTCATTCAAACTGTTCCTTTTGGCTGTACTTTCTGTAGTTATACTGCTTATAAGCGCCGGAATCGGAGCCTTTCAGGGTATTATTGATTCATCTCCTGATATAAGCAATATCGATGTAACTCCTTCCGGATTCAGTACTTTTGTATATGATTCTGAAGGTAATCAGATTGCCAAGCTCGTATCTACAGACTCAAACCGTATTCCTGTCACACTGGATATGGTACCAAAGGATCTTCAGAATGCATTCGTTGCAATCGAGGATGCCCGTTTTTATGATCATAACGGAATTGATATTCAGGGTATCATTCGTGCAGGATATGTTGCTGCAACATCAGGCTCTTTCTCAGAAGGAGCTTCAACCATCACTCAGCAGCTCATCAAGAACAATGTCTTTACAGGATGGACAGAAGAGGACACACTTGTAGCAAAGTTCAAGCGTAAGATCCAGGAGCAGTACCTCGCGATCCAGCTCGAAAAGACAATGTCCAAGGAAGATATTCTTCTTAACTACATGAATACCATTAACCTTGGTCAGAACACTCTTGGTGTACAGGCAGCTTCTCTTCGTTATTTCAATAAATCAGTAAGTGAGCTGACATTATCTGAATGTGCTGTTATTGCAGGTATCACTCAGAACCCGAGTAAGTTTAACCCGATCACTCACCCTGATAAAAATGCTGAGAGACGTAAAAAAGTTCTCGACAACATGCTTGAATTCGAGTTCATAACCCAGGCTCAGTATGACGAAGCCATGGCGGATGATCCATATTCCAGAATTCAGGTAGTAGATTCAGAAACTGAAGACAATACAGTTAACTCCTACTTCGTTGATGCTCTTACAGATGAAGTACTTAACGCATTAGTAGAAGCAGGCTATACAGAAACTCAGGCATATTCACTTCTTTACAGTGGTGGTCTTAAGATCTATTCAACAATGGATCCTCATATCCAGGGAATATGTGATGAAGTCTTCCAGGATGAATCAAACTTCCCTGCAAATACTAGCTATCTTCTGGATTATGCTCTTACTATAAAGACAGAATCCGGTGAATATGTAAACTACAGCGACGAGATGATGGAGACCTACTTCAAAGAATCCAACAGATCCTTTGACCTGACCTTCTCTTCTACAGAAGCTGCAGAAGAAGCTATCGAACAGTATAAGGCTGCTGTTGTCACTGAGACTGATACTATCATTGATGAAAAATACACTCTTACTCCCCAGCCTCAGGTATCTCTTACGATCGAAGACCAGGCTACAGGATATATCGTAGCTATGGAAGGCGGACGAGGAACCAAGACAGCGAGCAGAACTCTTAACAGAGCAACAGACGTTAAGAGACAGCCAGGTTCAGCATTTAAGGTTCTATCCGCTTATGCTCCTGCTCTTGACAGCGCCGGTTATACACTTGCTACAGTCATCAACGACGCTCCGTTCAACTATACTAACGGAACTCCTGTAAGAAACTGGTACAACGGCTATCGTGGTCTTTCTACATTAAGATCAGGTATCCGCGATTCTATGAACGTTGTAACTGTTAAGCTTATGACACTCATCACTCCTCAGCTTGGTTATGATTATCTTGTAAACAAGTTCCATATCACAACCCTTGTTGAACGTGAAGAGCGTAACGGTAAGGTATTCTCCGATATACAGCAGACACTGTGTCTTGGTGGTATCACTTACGGTGTTAAGAACATTGAGATCAACTCAGCATATGCTACTATCGCAAATGGCGGATACTATATCAAACCTAAGCTTTTTACAAAAATAGTAGACCATGATGGTAATGTCATCATTGATAATACTGCTATCGAAGGTGAGCAGGTTCTTAAAGAAACAACTGCATTCCTTCTTACAAGTGCCATGCAGGACGTTGTAACATCCGGTACAGGTACAGCTGTTAACTTCGGTGGAACAGCCATCGCTGCCAAGACAGGTACTACATCAGATGAAAATGACGTATGGCTCTGCGGATTTACTAACTATTACACAGCTACTTGCTGGGCCGGTTATGACAACAACGAAGATCTTTCTACATCAGAAGAGACACACCTTGCAAAGACTCTTTGGCGTAAGGTAATGTCACAGATTCACGAGGATCTTCCTTCTGCCACCTTCCAGGTGCCTAGCGGAATCACGACAGCAACTGTATGTAAGGATTCAGGACTTCTTCCAACAGCAGGCATTTGCGATGGTAGTCTTGGAACTGAATACTTCGAAGTCGGAACAGTTCCTACAGAGAGCTGTAACGTACATGTATATCAGACAATATGTAATTATTCAGGACTTGCCGCAACTGATCTGTGTCCATTCAAGGTACAGCAGGTTGTAACAGTAGTTCCTGAAGAGCCGGATATATTAAAGCAGTACTCAGCAGGTTCAGCTGGAGAAGCCGGCGTAGTCGATCCTAATGTACTATGTCCACATAATGAAAGCTTCTTTGCCCAGCCTAATGCTCAGGAAATTCTGGTTCAGCAGAATCAGGAAATAATCAACCGGAATGCCGCTGCGGCAGCCGGAACGGATTCAAATGCAGTTCCGGATCCTAATGCAACTCCTGATCCAAATGCACAACCGCCGGCAGACACGACTCCGCCTGATGCAGCACCGCCTTCAGACGATCAGCAAAATGGCGGCTGA
- a CDS encoding DUF4364 family protein, whose translation MIHLASQYLTLYKIIVLYMLKRSDVELSKSQLYDFILGNEYTTFMTLQEAFGELSEQKLINERKERNRTFLELTEAGEEALHFFIGQMNPEIRLQIDAYLKENKIKLRNESSLLADYNKRSDGQYVARLIAKEMGEDLINIQITVPTESMADQVCAKWHDKSTEIYSYIADQLLNDSDSKTDQP comes from the coding sequence TTGATACACTTGGCATCTCAGTATTTAACACTTTATAAAATAATAGTTCTGTACATGCTTAAAAGGTCTGATGTAGAGCTTTCCAAGTCCCAGCTTTATGACTTTATACTTGGAAATGAATACACTACCTTTATGACCCTTCAGGAGGCTTTTGGAGAACTCAGTGAACAGAAGCTTATAAATGAACGTAAGGAGCGCAACAGGACCTTCTTAGAGCTTACAGAAGCAGGAGAAGAGGCTTTGCACTTCTTTATAGGTCAGATGAATCCTGAGATCCGCCTTCAGATAGATGCTTATCTTAAGGAAAATAAGATAAAGCTTCGCAATGAATCATCTCTTCTTGCTGATTATAACAAGCGTTCAGATGGTCAGTATGTGGCAAGACTTATTGCAAAGGAAATGGGAGAGGATCTTATAAATATCCAGATAACTGTCCCTACTGAAAGTATGGCAGATCAGGTCTGTGCCAAATGGCATGACAAGAGCACGGAAATATATTCATATATTGCAGATCAGCTTTTAAATGATTCGGATTCTAAAACGGATCAACCATGA
- a CDS encoding replication-associated recombination protein A, translated as MDLFEYASKKAAATESPLAARMRPTSLDEVVGQQHIIGRDKLLYRAIKADKIRSIILYGPPGTGKTTLAKVIANTTKAEFMQINATIAGKKDMEDVVSKAKDNLGMYQKKTILFIDEIHRFNKGQQDYLLPFVEDGTVILIGATTENPYFEVNGALLSRSVIFELKPLSKEDVAVLINRAVYDKEKGMGSFDAVIDDDAVEFLSDMADGDARHALNAVELGIMTTERSEDGKIHITLDVARECIQKKVARYDKDGDNHYDTISAFIKSVRGSDPDAAVYYLARMISAGEDPKFIARRMMVLASEDIGNADPQALQVAVAASLAVERLGMPEGRITLSQAASYLATAPKSNAAICAIDDAMKEVEGSGNLQIPTHLQDAHYKSASKLGHGVGYQYAHNYPNHYVKQQYLPYELNGKEFYSPSGNGYELKIRDHMRALKAAEEKRLKEEQSSEE; from the coding sequence ATGGATTTGTTTGAATATGCAAGTAAGAAGGCTGCAGCCACTGAGTCACCTCTTGCAGCTCGTATGCGTCCAACAAGCCTTGATGAGGTTGTAGGGCAGCAACACATAATAGGACGTGACAAACTTTTATATCGTGCGATAAAGGCTGACAAGATAAGGTCCATCATCTTGTACGGACCACCCGGAACCGGTAAGACGACTCTTGCCAAAGTTATTGCTAATACAACAAAGGCTGAGTTTATGCAGATCAATGCTACCATAGCCGGCAAGAAGGATATGGAAGATGTTGTAAGCAAAGCCAAAGATAACCTTGGCATGTATCAAAAGAAGACTATTCTTTTTATAGATGAGATACACCGCTTTAATAAGGGGCAGCAGGATTACCTCCTTCCATTTGTAGAAGACGGGACTGTGATCCTTATTGGTGCTACTACAGAAAATCCATACTTTGAAGTTAATGGGGCTTTGCTGTCAAGGTCAGTCATATTTGAACTTAAGCCCTTGTCCAAAGAGGATGTGGCAGTTTTAATAAATCGTGCTGTATATGATAAAGAAAAGGGCATGGGCTCTTTTGATGCAGTGATAGATGATGATGCGGTAGAGTTTTTGTCTGATATGGCTGACGGCGATGCAAGACATGCTCTTAATGCTGTCGAGCTTGGCATTATGACAACTGAAAGAAGTGAAGATGGTAAGATTCACATCACACTTGACGTTGCAAGAGAATGTATCCAGAAAAAGGTCGCTCGTTACGATAAGGATGGCGATAATCACTATGATACGATTTCTGCTTTTATCAAGAGTGTCAGAGGTTCTGATCCTGATGCAGCGGTTTACTATCTTGCAAGGATGATAAGTGCAGGAGAAGATCCCAAGTTCATTGCAAGGCGTATGATGGTGCTTGCATCTGAAGATATAGGTAATGCAGATCCTCAGGCACTGCAGGTTGCAGTTGCAGCAAGCCTTGCTGTAGAAAGGCTTGGAATGCCTGAAGGAAGGATTACACTTTCGCAGGCAGCAAGCTATCTTGCAACAGCACCAAAGAGTAATGCTGCTATATGCGCCATTGACGATGCTATGAAGGAAGTTGAAGGAAGCGGAAATCTTCAGATACCTACCCACCTTCAGGATGCTCATTATAAGTCTGCATCAAAGCTTGGCCACGGCGTTGGATATCAGTATGCTCACAACTATCCAAACCATTATGTTAAGCAGCAGTATCTTCCGTACGAGCTTAATGGGAAGGAGTTCTATTCACCTTCAGGTAACGGGTATGAACTCAAGATAAGAGATCATATGAGGGCTCTTAAGGCAGCAGAAGAAAAGCGTCTTAAAGAAGAGCAGAGTAGCGAAGAATAG
- the glmM gene encoding phosphoglucosamine mutase yields MGRYFGTDGFRGEANVGLTADHAYTVGRFLGWYYGELKRQKGDTSAPRVVIGKDTRRSSYMFEYSLVGGLVASGADAYLLHVTTTPSVAYVTRVDEFDCGVMITASHNPFYDNGIKLLNGNGEKMDEKTIGLVEDYIDGNLTAFGKKWDSIPFATKDSIGCTVDYVSGRNRYVGYLISLGLYSFKGMKVGLDCANGASWNIAKSVFDALGATTYVINDEPNGTNINNNAGSTHIEGLQKFVVEKGLDIGFAYDGDADRCLCVDEKGNVVNGDHILYVYGKYMKDKGELVNNTVVTTVMSNFGLYKAFDEAGIDYAKTAVGDKYVYEYMTENNCVIGGEQSGHIIFSKYATTGDGIMTSIKMMEVMLARKKKMSELCSPLTIYPQVLENIRVTDKTAAQNDPDVVAKVNAVADELGNTGRILVRESGTEPVVRVMVEAEDKETCRNYVESVIRVIKEKGFAAK; encoded by the coding sequence ATGGGCAGATATTTTGGTACAGATGGTTTCAGAGGAGAAGCTAATGTAGGACTTACAGCAGATCATGCATATACAGTAGGTCGTTTCCTTGGCTGGTATTATGGCGAGCTTAAGCGCCAGAAGGGAGATACATCAGCTCCAAGAGTTGTTATCGGCAAGGATACAAGACGTTCAAGCTATATGTTTGAGTATAGCCTTGTGGGAGGCCTTGTAGCATCTGGTGCAGATGCTTACCTTCTTCATGTAACAACTACTCCTTCAGTTGCCTATGTAACTAGAGTAGATGAGTTTGACTGCGGTGTTATGATCACTGCCAGCCACAATCCATTTTATGATAATGGTATAAAGCTTTTAAACGGTAATGGCGAGAAGATGGACGAGAAGACTATCGGACTTGTAGAAGATTACATCGATGGTAATCTTACTGCATTTGGTAAAAAGTGGGATTCAATTCCTTTTGCCACAAAGGATTCCATCGGATGTACAGTTGACTATGTATCAGGAAGAAATCGCTACGTAGGATACCTTATTTCTCTTGGACTTTATTCTTTCAAGGGAATGAAGGTTGGTCTTGACTGTGCTAACGGCGCATCCTGGAACATTGCTAAGAGCGTATTTGATGCTCTTGGTGCTACAACTTATGTTATCAATGATGAGCCTAACGGAACTAACATCAATAACAATGCAGGTTCTACACACATTGAAGGACTTCAGAAATTCGTTGTAGAAAAGGGTCTTGATATTGGTTTTGCTTATGACGGTGATGCAGACAGATGTCTTTGCGTTGACGAAAAAGGTAATGTTGTAAACGGAGACCACATTCTCTATGTTTACGGCAAATACATGAAGGATAAGGGCGAACTTGTTAACAACACAGTTGTTACAACTGTTATGTCTAACTTCGGACTTTACAAGGCGTTTGATGAAGCAGGTATAGATTACGCTAAGACTGCAGTTGGTGATAAGTATGTATATGAGTACATGACAGAGAACAACTGCGTAATAGGCGGTGAGCAGTCCGGACATATCATCTTCAGCAAGTATGCTACAACAGGTGATGGTATCATGACATCCATCAAGATGATGGAAGTTATGCTTGCAAGAAAGAAGAAGATGTCAGAGCTTTGCTCTCCTCTTACAATCTATCCTCAGGTACTTGAGAATATCCGTGTAACAGATAAGACTGCAGCTCAGAATGATCCTGACGTTGTAGCTAAGGTTAATGCTGTAGCAGATGAACTTGGCAACACAGGAAGAATCCTTGTTCGTGAGTCAGGTACAGAGCCTGTTGTCAGAGTTATGGTAGAAGCAGAAGATAAAGAGACTTGCAGAAATTATGTAGAATCTGTTATCCGCGTTATTAAGGAAAAAGGCTTCGCTGCAAAATAA